The nucleotide window TCGGGAGGGCGGGGGCGGGGCCACGGGGCGGGGTCCGGGGCGCCGGTGTGGCGGGGCCGACGTGCCGCGGCGCGGCGGCCGGCCGGTGGGCGGGCCGCCGCGCCGCGGCGTGGTCGGTGCGGGGGTCAGAGGTACTGGCCGGTGTTGGCGACGGTGTCGATGGAGCGGCCGGCCTCGGCGCCCTTGGTGCCGGAGACGAGCGTGCGGATGTAGACGATCCGTTCGCCCTTCTTGCCGGAGATCCGGGCCCAGTCGTCGGGGTTGGTGGTGTTGGGGAGGTCCTCGTTCTCGCTGAACTCGTCGACGCAGGCGGCGAGCAGGTGCTGGACGCGCATGCCCTTCTGGCCGGTGTCGAGGAACTGCTTGATGGCCATCTTCTTGGCGCGGTCGACGATGTTCTGGATCATGGCGCCGGAGTTGAAGTCCTTGAAGAAGAGGACTTCCTTGTCGCCGTTGGCGTAGGTGACCTCGAGGAAGCGGTTCTCTTCGCTCTCGGTGTACATGCGCTCGACGACGCGCTGGATCATGGCGTCGATGGTGGCGGTGGGGCTGTCGTCGTGTTCGCCGAGGTCGTCGGGGTGCAGCGGGAGGCCGGGAACGATGTACTTGGAGAAGATGTCCTTGGCGGCCTCGGCGTCGGGGCGTTCGATCTTGATCTTGACGTCGAGACGGCCGGGGCGCAGGATCGCGGGGTCGATCATGTCCTCGCGGTTGGAGGCGCCGATGACGATGACGTTCTCCAGGCCTTCGACGCCGTCGATCTCGCTGAGGAGCTGCGGGACGATGGTGTTCTCGACGTCGGAGGAGACGCCGGATCCGCGGGTGCGGAAGATGGAGTCCATCTCGTCGAAGAAGACGATGACCGGGGTTCCGGCGGAGGCCTTCTCGCGGGCGCGCTGGAACACGAGCCGGATGTGGCGCTCGGTCTCGCCCACGTACTTGTTGAGGAGTTCGGGGCCCTTGATGTTGAGGAAGAAGCTCTTGCCCTCCTGGCCGGTCTGCTCGGCGACCTTCTTGGCGAGGGAGTTGGCGACGGCCTTGGCGATGAGCGTCTTGCCGCAGCCGGGGGGCCCGTAGAGCAGGACGCCCTTGGGGGGCCGGAGCTGGTGCTCGCGGAAGAGGTCGGCGTGCAGGTAGGGCAGTTCGACGGCGTCGCGGATCAGTTCGATCTGGGAGCCGAGCCCGCCGATCTCCTCGTAGGAGATGTCGGGCACCTCTTCGAGGACGAGTTCTTCGACCTCGGCCTTGTGGATCTTCTCGTAGGCGTATCCGGACCGGGAGTCGAGCATGAGCGAGTCGCCGGCGCGGAGCGGGACTCCGCGCAGCGGCTCGGCGAGCTTGATGATGCGCTCCTCGTCGGCGTGCGCGATGACCAGCGCGCGTTCGCCGTCGTCGAGGAGTTCCTTGAGCATGACGACCTCGCCCTGCTGCTCGAAGGCGAGGGCTTCGACGACGTTGAGTGCCTCGTTGAGCATGACCTCCTGGCCGCGCTTGAGGTCCTCGACGTCGACGGACGGGCTGACGTTCACGCGGAGCTTGCGGCCTCCGGTGAAGATGTCGACCGTTCCATCGTCCCTGGCTTCGAGGAAGACGCCGTAGCCGGACGGCGGTTGCGCCAGCCGGTCGACCTCCTCCTTGAGCGCGACGATCTGCTCGCGCGCTTCCTTCAGGGTCGATACGAGACGTTCGTTCTGACCCGTGGCGGCGGCCAGGTTGGCCTGTGCCTCATGGAGACGTTCCTCTAGAACCCGTACTTGGCGGGGGGATTCCGCGAGCTTGCGGCGCAGTACTGAGATCTCCTCCTCCAGGAAGGAAACCTGAGTGCGGAGGTCCTTGACCTCCTTGTCCTGCGCGCTGCGCGCCCCAGCATCATCACGAGCGGCCACGCCCCGTCACCTCCTCACGAAGAGAGCCGACGACCTATTGAGACCCTACCTATCTGGAGCGGTTCCGTAACCTGCCCTTTCGGTTGTCGTGTCGTGGGGGGCGTGTCGGGGCGGGTGCGGTCGCGGGGGCGCGGCGGCGCGGTGTTTGCGTTGTGGGGCTGGTGGGACGGTGGTTCTTGTCGGCGGCGCGCTCCGGTGGCGACAGGATTTGCCGACATCACCGGCTATGTCCGCCCAGAGCGAAGTGGCGGCGGACAGCCGGACGGCGTCGCGCCGGCCGGGACGGCGGAAAAGTTCCCGGGCGTGGCGCGGCCCCCGAATGTGATCTAGGACTCGTCGGGCGTGTCGTCGGCGGCCTCGGGCGCGGCGGCGGACGCGCTGTCGGGCGCGGCGTCGGCGCTGTAGGCGCCCTTGGCGGGACGGCGGCGCCGCTGCGGCGGGGTGACGCCGTCGGCGAGGCGCCGCGCGGTGACGAGGAAGCCGGTGTGGCCGATCATGCGGTGGTCGGGCCGGACGGCCAGGCCCTCGACGTGCCAGGAGCGCAGCAGCGTCTCGAAGGCGTAGGGCTCGGCGAACGCGCCGTGGGAGCGCAGGTCCTCCACGACGCGGGACATCTGCGTGGTCGTGGCGATGTAGGCGCAGACCATGCCGCCCGGGACGAGCGCCTTGGCGACGGCGTCGACGCACTCCCAGGGGGCGAGCATGTCGAGGACGACGCGGTCCACCTCGGTGTCGGCGAGGGCGTCCTCCAGGGACCCGACGGTGAGGCGCCAGGACGGGTGGGGGCCGCCGAAGAAGCGCTCGACGTTGGCGCGGGCGATGTCGGCGAAGTCGGGGCGGCGCTCGTAGGAGGAGACGAGGCCGTGCTCGCCGACGGCGCGCAGCAGGAAGCAGGTGAGGGCGCCCGATCCGGCGCCGGCCTCGACGACGCGGGCGCCGGGGAAGATGTCGGCCTGCGCGACGATCTGGGCGGCGTCCTTGGGGTAGACGACGGCGGCGCCGCGCGGCATGCGGACGGCGTAGTCGGTGAGCAGGGGCCGGAAGGCGAGGTACTCGACGGCGCCGGTGGAGCGGAAGACGCTGCCTTCGGGGCTGCCGATGATGGTGTCGTGCGGGATGGATCCCTTGTGCGAGTGGTAGAGCTTCCCTGGCTGCAGGGTGATGGTGTTGATGCGTCCCTTGGGGTCGGTGAGCTGAACCTGGTCGCCGGGGCGGAACGGTCCGTGCGGGATGCGGCCGGTCGCGGCGGCGGGGACGGGCGGGGTGGAGGGTTCGCTCATGGGCGTCAAGGCTAGCGGCCGTCCGGGCCTGGTCAGGCGCCCGCGTCAGGCGCCGCTGAAGGCGCGGTCGACGTCGGCGGTGGCGAGGACGCCGTAGACGCCGCCGCCGGGTTCGAGGAGGAGGTATTCGGACGCGGGGGCGTTGCGGAGGGCGTCCACGAGGTCTTCGCCGGTGAGGTCGGCGGGGAGGGTGAGGCCGGGTTCGATGCCGCGCGACAGGTCGCCGATGGTGACCCAGGGGCGCCGGTGTTCGGGCGTGGCGGTGACGGCCTTCTCGCTGACGAGGCCGCGGGGGCGTCCGTCGTGGTCGACGACGACGATCGCGCCGGCGTGCTCGGCCTGGGCGCGGCGGACGGCCTCGGCGAGGGGCAGGTCGGCGGTGAGGAGGGCGGCGCGGCGGGCGAGGGCGCGGGCGCTGAGGCGCGGGATGCGCTCGCGGATGCGTTCGGCGCGCAGGGTCTGGGTGGCGCCGACCCAGATGAACGACGCGACGAGCGCGGACCACAGGAGGGTGAGCCAGCCGATGCCGCCGTCGTCGGTGGAGCGGGTGCTGAGGTAGGCGCCGGCGAGGAGGCAGAGGACGGCGACGCCGCGTCCGATCTGGGCGGCGGCGACGGCGCCGCTGCGGCTGCGGCCGGTGGCCTTCCAGACGGCGGCGCGGACGAGCCGGCCGCCGTCCAGGGGCAGGCCGGGCAGGAGGTTGAAGACGCCGACGAGGAGGTTGGCGAAGGCGAGGGCGTCGAGCAGGAGCAGCCCGACGGGCGGGAGGGGGACGAACGCGCGGGCGGCGAACCCGAGTCCGGCGAGGACGAGGTTGACCAGCGGTCCGGCGAGGGCGATGAGGAACTCGCCGCCGGGGCCGTCGGCCTCGCGGCCGATGGAGGTCTCGCCGCCGAGGATGTGGAGGGTGACCGACCGGACGGGCAGGCCGAGGGCGCGGGCGGTGACGGCGTGGCTGAGCTCGTGGACGAACACCGACCCGTAGAGCAGGACGGCGTAGGCGAACGCGACGGCGAAGCTGCCGGGGCGGGCGACGACGTCGTGGACCTGGCTCTCGAAGAGCACGGTGACGATGACGGCGACGACGAACCAGCTCGGCGAGACGAAGACGGGGACGCCGAACGGGCGTCCGATGGGGATGCCGGCGCCGCGCGGGCCGGGGTCTCCGGCGGGCGGTGTTCCCTGCGGCGAGGGCGGGCTGTCGGTCACGGTCCGATGCTACGGCCCCGGCCCGCGCCGCCCGGCCGGGTGTGCGCCGCATGTCCACGCGTTGTCCACAACGGCGATTCCCGGCGCGGTTTCGTCGGAGGGCTCCCCTACGCTCGTGAGCCATGACGACGGAGGCGGATGCGGGCACGGACGCGGGTGCGGCGGAGGTGGAGGTGGCGGGGTCGCTGTCGCCGTCGCGGGCCGGGGATTTCATGACGTGTCCGCTGCTGTACCGGTTCCGGGTGATCGACAAGCTGCCGGAGCGGCCGAGCCCGGCGGCGGTGCGCGGGACGCTGGTGCACGCGGTGCTGGAGCGGCTGTACGACCTGCCGCCGGACGGCCGGACGGTCGGGGCGGCGCTGGGCCTGCTGGGTCCCGAGTGGGAGCGGCTGCTGGCGCGGGAGCCGGAGCTGGACGGGCTGTTCGCGGCGGACGCGGCCGGGGCGGCGGAGCGGGCGGAGTGGCTGGAGCAGGCGCGGCGGCAGGTGGAGCGGTACTTCACGCTGGAGGATCCGCGGCGGCTGGAGCCCGCCGAGCGGGAGCTGTACGTGGAGACGGTGCTGGAGTCGGGGCTGCGGCTGCGGGGCTTCATCGACCGGGTGGACGTCGCGCCGACCGGCGAGGTCCGGATCGTGGACTACAAGACGGGCACGGCGCCGCGCGCGGACTTCGAGGCGCGGGCGCTGTTCCAGATGAAGTTCTACGCGCTGGTGCTGTGGCGGCTGCGCGGGGCGGTGCCGCGGCTGCTGCAGCTCATGTACCTGGGGAACGGGGAGGTGCTGCGGTACGCGCCGGACGAGGCGGATCTGCGGGCGACCGAGCGGAAGGTGGAGGCGCTGTGGGACGCGATCCGGCGGGCGACCGACACCGGTGAGTGGCGGCCCCGCGCGAGCCGGCTGTGCGACTGGTGCGACCACCGAAAGCGGTGCCCGGAGTTCGGCGGCACGCCGCCGCCGCTGCCGGCCGTGCCGGCGCCGCGCGAGTCCCCGGCGGACGCGATGGCGGCGCCGGGCCGCGACGACCCGTGAGGCGTCCCGCGGGCGGCCGAGCGGGCGGCCGAGCGGGCGGCCCGCGGGGTGGACGCGGTGTCCTCCTTGGGGAGGATCGGGGATCCGCGTCCAGGAGGGGTCGGGGGCCGTCGTGACCTCCTAGGGTGAGAAGCGTGTCACCCCGCATTCACGGTCTCCGCGCCTGTCGCGCCTGGTTCCGGGCGCGTCCGCCGGCGGCCGACGCGCTGCTCGGCGCCCTGCTGCTGGCCGTGGGCCTGCCGCAGGCGCTGCTGGAGCGTCCGCCGCAGGACGGGGGGGTGTGGGCGGGGCCGGACGCGCGGCAGGTCGCGCTGCTGGTGATCGCGTCGGCGGCGCTGGCGCTGCGGCGCCGGTTCCCGCTGCCGGTCCTGGTGATCGCGGTGGGGGCGATGGTGGCGCTGACGGCGGGCCGGTATCCGCCGACGGTCCCGGAGATCGCGGCGTTCCTGGTCGCGGTGTACGGGGTCGCGGCGCACCGGCCGCTGGCGCGGGCCGCGCTCGGCGGGGTCGTGGCGCTGGCGGCGGTGCTGGCGGTGCTGGCCGCGACGCCCGGGGACGTCGGGCTGATGGTGTTCCTGATGAACGGGCTGCTGGTGGCCGGGGCGTGGGTGCTCGGCCGGAACCTGCGGATGCGGCGGGTGTACTTCGCCGAGCTGGAGGACCGCGCGGCGCGGCTGGAGCGCGCCCGGGGCACCGACGCGCGGGCGGCGCGGATCGAGGAACGCTCCCGGATCGCGCGGGAGCTGCACGACGTGGTCGCCCACCACGTGAGCGTGATGACCGTGCAGGCGGGCGCGGCGCGGCGCGTCATCGACCGCAACCCGGCGGGGGCGCGGGAGGCGATGTCGACGATCGAGGAGGTCGGCCGGACGGCGCTCAGCGAGATGCGGCGGATCGTCGGCGTGCTGCGGACCGAGCGGGACCAGGGCGGCGGCGGGGAGCTGGCGCCGCAGCCGGGCCTCGGCGACGTCGGGGAGCTGCTGGAGCACGTCCGGGAGACGGGCCTCGCGGTCCAGCTCTGGATCGAGGGCGAGGCGCGGACGCCGTCGCCGGGCGTGGACGTGGCGGCGTTCCGGCTCATCCAGGAGGCGCTGACGAACACGCTGAAGCACGCGGGCCCGGCGGCGCGGGCGTGGGTGCGGCTGTACTACGGCGAGCGGGACCTGACCGTCGAGATCGAGGACGACGGGCACGGCACCGCGACGATCAGCGCCGACGACGCCGAGAGCCCCGGGCACGGCCTGGTCGGGATGTACGAGCGGGTGGCGCTGTTCGGCGGCGAGCTGCGGATCGGGCCGCGCGTGGGCGGCGGGTTCGGCGTCCGGGCGCGGTTCCCGCTGGAGGCGTAGCCGCGCGGCGGCCCGGGACCGGGGCGCCGCGCGGGACGGATAGGTTGGGCGGTGCGGCGACGGCGCCGCGTCCGGAGCGGAGGCGATGACGGTGAGCGAGGCTGCCGGGTGAACGCGGTACGGGTCCTGCTGGTGGACGACCAGCCGTTGCTGCGGACGGGCTTCAAGCTGATCCTGGAGGCCGAGCCGGATCTGGCGGTGGTCGGCGAGGCCGGGGACGGCGCGGCGGCCGTGGAGCTGACGCGGTCGCTGCTGCCGGACGTGGTGCTGATGGACATCCGGATGCCGGGGGTGGACGGCATCGAGGCGACCCGGCGGATCATCCGGGACGGCGCCGCGTCGCACGACCCGAAGGTTCTGATCCTCACGACGTTCGACTTGGACGAGTACGTGATCGAGGCCGTCCGGGCGGGTGCGAGCGGGTTCCTGCTGAAGGACTCCCCGCCCGAGGACCTGGTCGCGGCGATCCGGATCGTGGCCGACGGCGACGCGATCGTCGCGCCGTCGGTGACGCGGCGGCTGCTGGACAAGTTCGCGACGCGGCTGCCCGCCGTCCGGGACTCGGCTCCCCCGCCGGGCCTGGCCACCCTGACCGAGCGGGAGCGCGAGGTCCTGACGCATGTGGCGCGCGGCCAGTCCAACGCCGAGATCGCGGCGGAGCTGGTGGTGAGCGAGACGACCGTGAAGACCCATGTGGGGAACGTGCTGGCCAAGCTGGGTCTGCGGGACCGGGTGCAGGCCGTGGTGTACGCCTACGAGACGGGGCTGAGCCGTCCGGGCCAGGGCTGACCGAGACCCCGCCGAGACCCCTTTGAAACCGGGCCGAGACCGGCCCCGAGGCGGCGGGCCGGGGTCGTCCCCCAGAGGGCCGGTGGCGGTCTAGTCCCCGAGGACGATGGATCGCCGGAATCTCCTGCCAGGGGTGGACCGGAGATTCCCTTCCTTAGACTCATCCCCCGATACGTCCGGACTCCTACTGTTCTGTGGTGAGCGGCGCGGGCCTGCGGGCACCGCTCCGCGAACGGGCAAAGCGACTTTTCACCACGAACAGGGGACCAACCGTGACGAACTCCGCCCCATCGACCGCCGACGCGCATCCCGCGCCCGGGGCGGGTGACTTCGCCGCCTCGGCGCACCGGATCGCCAAGTCCTACGGGCGCGGGGACGCCCAGGTCGTCGCGCTCGACCAGGTGACCGTCGGGATCCCCCGGGGCCGCTTCACCGCGATCATGGGTCCGTCGGGCTCGGGCAAGTCCACGCTCATGCACTGCATGGCGGGGCTGGACTCCGTCGACTCCGGCGAGGTCTTCATCGGCGGCACCGACCTCACCAAGCTCAAGGACAAGCAGCTCACCCGGCTGCGCCGCGACAAGATCGGGTTCGTCTTCCAGGCGTTCAACCTGGTCCCGACGCTGACGGCGCTGGAGAACATCACGCTGCCGATGGGCATCGCCGGCCGCAAGCCCGACCAGGAGTGGCTGGACCGGGTCATCGACACCGTCGGGCTGCGGCCCCGGCTCAAGCACCGTCCGTCGGAGCTGTCGGGCGGCCAGCAGCAGCGCGTGGCGTGCGCGCGGGCGCTGGCGTCCCGCCCGGAGATCATCTTCGCGGACGAGCCGACCGGGAACCTGGACTCGCGCTCGGGCGCGGAGGTGCTGGAGTTCCTGCGGTCCTCGGTGCGCGAGATGGGCCAGACGATCGTCATGGTCACCCACGACCCATCCGCCGCCGCGTACGCCGACGAGGTCGTGTTCCTCACCGACGGCCGGATCGTCGACACGATGCGCGAGCCGACCGCCGAGCGCGTCCTGGAGCGCATGAAGGGCTTCGACCTGCCGGGGGTCACGGCCCGATGATGACCAAGGTCACGCTCCGCAACCTCATGGCGCACAAGGTGCGCCTGCTGCTGACGGGCGTCGCGGTCCTGCTCGGCGTGGCGTTCGTTGCGGGCACGCTGATGTTCACCGACACGATGAGCAAGCAGTTCGACGACCTGTTCAGCAGCGTCGGCAAGAACGTCGCGGTGGACGTCCGCGCCAAGAAGGTCACCGGCGGGGACGACGACGGGCAGAACGCCCAGCCGATCCCGGCGTCGCTGGTGGACAAGCTGAAGGCCGTCGACGGCGTGAAGACCGCCGAGGGCCAGGTCAGCGGGTACGCGGCGGTCGTCGGCCGCGACGGCAAGCTGATCGGCGGGTCCGGCCCGCCGCAGCTCGGCGTCAACTGGACCGGCGACGACGGCGCGACGCGGCTGTCGTCGGGCCGCGCGCCGAACGGCCCGGGCGAGGTCCTGCTGGACGAGGAGACGGCGAAGAAGGCGCACTACCGCGTCGGCGACTCCGTCAAGATCATCGTGGCGGGGCCGCCGCAGACGATGCGGATCACCGGGCTCGTCCACACCGGCAACATGATGGGCGCGACCATCACCTCGTTCGACACCGCGACCGCGCAGCGGCTGCTGCTCAAGCCCGGTCAGTTCTCCGAGATCCAGCTCGGCAGCGACGGCGTCAGCGAGCAGGTCCTGCGCGACCGCGTCGCCACCCAGCTCCCCAGCGGCCTGGAGGCCATCACGGGGACGAAGATGCGCGCGGAGAACAAGAGCGACGTCGAGGCGTTCCTCGGGTTCTTCCGCACGTTCTTCCTGGCGTTCGCGCTCATCGCGGTGTTCGTCGGCGCGTTCATCATCTTCAACACGTTCTCGATGCTCGTCGCGCAGCGCACGCGTGAGCTGGCGCTGCTGCGCGCGATCGGCGCGGCGCGGCGGCAGGTGACGCGCGCGGTGATCGGAGAGGCCATCGCCGTCGGGATCGTCGGGTCCACGCTCGGGATCGCGGTCGGCGCGGGGCTGGCCGTCGCGCTCCAGCGGTTCGTCGGCGGCGGGGGCCTGGTGTTCACCGCCCGCACGGCGATCGTGTCCTACCTCGTCGGGACGATCGTGACGGTCGTGTCGGCGTACTTCCCGGCGCGGCGCGCCGCGAAGATCCCGCCGGTCGCCGCGATGCGCGACGACGTCGCGCTCCCCCAGCGGTCGCTGCGGATCCGGCTGGTGCTCGGCGCGGTCCTGACCGCGCTCGGCGCCGTCCTCATCGGCCTCGGCCTCGGCGGCTCGGCGAGCAGCGGCACCGGCAACGCGGTGCTGGTCGGCGCGGGCGCGTTCGCGGTGTTCATCGGCGTGACGATGCTCGCCCCGCTGATCAGCGTCCCGGTGATCAAGGTGCTGGGGTGGCCGTTCGCGAAGGTCCTGCGGGTGCCGGGACGGCTCGCGCAGCAGAACGCCCTGCGCAACCCGCGCCGGACCGCCTCCACCGCCGCCGCCCTGATGATCGGCCTCGCGCTGATCACGACGGTGAACGTGCTCGGCGCGTCCATCCGGGCGTCGGTGAACTCCCAGATCGACGACCAGTTCGGCGCGGACTACCTCATCAGCTCGTCCGGTCTGGGCGGGATCGACCCGGCCACCGTCACCGCCATCACGAAGGTGCCGGGCGTGAAGACCGCCGCCCGCCAGTACGACGGGAACGCCGTCATCGCGGGCAAGAAGGTCGGCTACATCGCCGCCGACATGCCCACGCTGGCCAAGGCGGCGCGGCTGAAGATCACGTCGGGGTCCGACGACCCGGGCCGCGACGGCATCCTGCTGGACGCGCCGACGGCCAAGGCGCGCGGCGTCGCGGTCGGGTCGGTCCTGCCGGTCACCTTCGCCGACGGCAAGACGCTGCCGCTGAAGGTGAAGGGCGTGTACGACGAGAGCGGCATGGTCGGCCCTCGCATCGTGTCCGAGGAGGCGCACCTGGCGCACACGGCCCGTCCGGTCGTGTCGTTCGTCGCGGTCGACACCGGCGGCTCCACGGCGCCCAAGGCGGGGCTGGACAAGGCCGTCGCGGCGAACCCCGCGCTGAAGGTCCAGGACCAGGCCGACCTGAAGGACGAGGTCGGCAAGCAGGTCGACGGGCTCATCAGCTTCATCACGATCCTGCTGGTCCTGTCGGTGATCATCGCGGCGGTCGGCGTCATCAACACGATCGCGCTGTCGGTCGTCGAGCGGACCCGCGAGATCGGGCTGCTGCGCGCGATCGGGATGGGCCGCCGCCAGCTCCGCCGCATGATCCGGGCCGAGTCCATCGTGATCGCGGTGTTCGGCGCCCTGCTCGGCATGGGCATCGGCATCGGGTTCGGGACGTCGCTGCAGCAGGCCCTCGCCGACGACGGCCTGAACATCCTGTCGATCCCCTACGGATCGCTCGTCACGTACCTGATCGTCGCTGCGGTCATCGGCGTGCTGGCCGCGCTGTGGCCGGCGTGGCGGGCGGGCCGGATGGACGTCCTGCGGGCCATCTCCACCGAGTGACCCCGGGGCCGGCGCCGCGTCTCCCCGCGCGGCGCCCGGCCCCGGCCCGGACCGCGAGCGGCCCGCACGGAAGGTTCCGTGCGGGCCGCTCTCGTGCGCGCCGGGGTCAGGCGTCGCCCGACCCGGACGGTCCCGCCTCCGCCTTCGCCACCAGGTCGGTCGCGCTGACCGTCGTGTTCTCCGGGAAGTGGCACGCCACCTCGTGGCCCGGGCTCAGCGCCACCAGCGGCGGCTCCTGCTGCCTGCAGATGTCCTGCGCCTTCCAGCAGCGCGTGTGGAAGCGGCACGCGGGCGGCGGGTCCAGGGGGCTCGGCACGTCGCCCTGGAGCCGGATCCGCTCGCGTCCCTCCCGCCGGGACGGGTCGGGCACCGGCACCGCCGACAGCAGCGCGTTCGTGTACGGGTGCATCGGCCGCTCGTACAGGTCGTTCCGGTCCGCGACCTCGACGATCTTGCCGAGGTACATCACGGCGACGCGGTCGGAGATGTGCCGGACGACCGACAGGTCGTGCGCGATCACCACGTAGGTGAGGTTCAGCTCGTCCTGGAGGTCCTCCAGCAGGTTGACGACCTGGGCCTGCACCGACACGTCCAGCGCCGACACCGGCTCGTCCGCGATGATCAGCTTGGGCTTGAGGGCCAGCGTGCGGGCGATCCCGATGCGCTGCCGCTGCCCGCCGGAGAACTCGTGCGGGTACCGGTTGTAGTGCTCGGGGCTGAGGCCCACCAGCTCCAGGATCTCCTGGACGGCCTTCTTCACGCCGTGCTCGGTCTGGACGTTCTGCAGGTGGAACGGCGCCCCGACGATCGCGCCGACCGTCTTGCGCGGGTTCAGCGACGAGTACGGGTCCTGGAAGATCATCTGCAGGTCGCGGCGGTGGGGCCGGAGCTGCCGCTGCGACAGCCCGGTGATGTCCCGGCCGTCGAAGGTGATCCGCCCGAACGACGGATCCAGCAACCGCATGATCATCCGTCCGGTGGTGGACTTGCCGCAGCCCGACTCCCCCACCAGGCCGAGCGTCTCGCCCCGGCGGACCGAGAACGACACCCCGTCCACGGCCTTCACCGCGGCGACCTGGCGGCGCAGCAGCCCGGCCGTCACCGGGAAGTGCTTGCCGAGGTCCTCCACCTGGAGCAGCGGCTCGCCGGACGGGGCCGGACGCTCGGCGGGCGCCGCGTCCGTCGTGGTCTCTGAAGTGCTCACTGTCTTCCCACTCGTGCTCGTCACAGCGTCGGCCGGATCTCGGACTCCCAGATCTCCCGCCGCCTGTCCAGCGGGAGATGGCACGCGGCGAGGTGCCCCGGCGCGGCCTCCGTCAGCTCGGGCCGCTCGGACTCGCTGCGTCCCTCGTTCAGCGTCGCGTAGGCGCAGCGGGGATGGAACGCGCACCCGTTCGGCACGTTGATGAGGCTGGGCGGTGAGCCCTTGATCGGGTTCAGCCGCTCCGAACGCGCCCGGTCCAGCCGCGGCATCGACGCGAGCAGCCCCCAGGTGTAGGGGTGCTGCGGGGCGTGGAAGACCTCGTCCACCGGCGCCTGCTCCACGCACCGGCCCGCGTACATCACGAGCACGTCGTCGGCCAGCTCCGCCACGACCCCGAGGTCGTGGGTGATCATGATGATCGCGGAGTTGAACTCCTGCTGCAGGTCCCGGAGCAGGTCGAGGATCTGCGCCTGGACGGTCACGTCGAGCGCCGTGGTCGGCTCGTCGGCGATCAGCAGCTCCGGGTCGCACGACAGCGCCATCGCGATCATCGCGCGCTGCCGCATGCCGCCGGAGAACTGGTGCGGGTAGTCGTCCACGCGCCGGTCCGGCTTCGGGATCCCGACCCGGCCGAGCATGTCGATGGCGTGCTTGCGCGCGACGCTCTTGGAGACGTCGTTGTGGACGCGGTACGCCTCGACGATCTGCTTGCCGACCGTGTAGAAGGGGTGCATCGACGACAGCGGGTCCTGGAAGATCATCGCCATCTTGCGGCCGCGCTGGCGCCGGACCTCGTCGGGCGACGCGCCGACCAGTTCCTTGCCGTCCAGCCAGATCTCGCCCGACACCTTCGCGTTGCGGCGGTTGTGCAGGCCGAGGATCCCGAGGCTCGTGACGCTCTTGCCCGAGCCGGACTCGCCGACGATGCCGAGCGTCCGGCCGCGTTCGAGGTCGAACGTCAG belongs to Actinomadura rubteroloni and includes:
- a CDS encoding ABC transporter permease, which codes for MMTKVTLRNLMAHKVRLLLTGVAVLLGVAFVAGTLMFTDTMSKQFDDLFSSVGKNVAVDVRAKKVTGGDDDGQNAQPIPASLVDKLKAVDGVKTAEGQVSGYAAVVGRDGKLIGGSGPPQLGVNWTGDDGATRLSSGRAPNGPGEVLLDEETAKKAHYRVGDSVKIIVAGPPQTMRITGLVHTGNMMGATITSFDTATAQRLLLKPGQFSEIQLGSDGVSEQVLRDRVATQLPSGLEAITGTKMRAENKSDVEAFLGFFRTFFLAFALIAVFVGAFIIFNTFSMLVAQRTRELALLRAIGAARRQVTRAVIGEAIAVGIVGSTLGIAVGAGLAVALQRFVGGGGLVFTARTAIVSYLVGTIVTVVSAYFPARRAAKIPPVAAMRDDVALPQRSLRIRLVLGAVLTALGAVLIGLGLGGSASSGTGNAVLVGAGAFAVFIGVTMLAPLISVPVIKVLGWPFAKVLRVPGRLAQQNALRNPRRTASTAAALMIGLALITTVNVLGASIRASVNSQIDDQFGADYLISSSGLGGIDPATVTAITKVPGVKTAARQYDGNAVIAGKKVGYIAADMPTLAKAARLKITSGSDDPGRDGILLDAPTAKARGVAVGSVLPVTFADGKTLPLKVKGVYDESGMVGPRIVSEEAHLAHTARPVVSFVAVDTGGSTAPKAGLDKAVAANPALKVQDQADLKDEVGKQVDGLISFITILLVLSVIIAAVGVINTIALSVVERTREIGLLRAIGMGRRQLRRMIRAESIVIAVFGALLGMGIGIGFGTSLQQALADDGLNILSIPYGSLVTYLIVAAVIGVLAALWPAWRAGRMDVLRAISTE
- a CDS encoding ABC transporter ATP-binding protein, which encodes MSTSETTTDAAPAERPAPSGEPLLQVEDLGKHFPVTAGLLRRQVAAVKAVDGVSFSVRRGETLGLVGESGCGKSTTGRMIMRLLDPSFGRITFDGRDITGLSQRQLRPHRRDLQMIFQDPYSSLNPRKTVGAIVGAPFHLQNVQTEHGVKKAVQEILELVGLSPEHYNRYPHEFSGGQRQRIGIARTLALKPKLIIADEPVSALDVSVQAQVVNLLEDLQDELNLTYVVIAHDLSVVRHISDRVAVMYLGKIVEVADRNDLYERPMHPYTNALLSAVPVPDPSRREGRERIRLQGDVPSPLDPPPACRFHTRCWKAQDICRQQEPPLVALSPGHEVACHFPENTTVSATDLVAKAEAGPSGSGDA
- a CDS encoding ABC transporter ATP-binding protein; translation: MTGEPFLSVRDLKIHFPTDDGLVRSVDGLTFDLERGRTLGIVGESGSGKSVTSLGILGLHNRRNAKVSGEIWLDGKELVGASPDEVRRQRGRKMAMIFQDPLSSMHPFYTVGKQIVEAYRVHNDVSKSVARKHAIDMLGRVGIPKPDRRVDDYPHQFSGGMRQRAMIAMALSCDPELLIADEPTTALDVTVQAQILDLLRDLQQEFNSAIIMITHDLGVVAELADDVLVMYAGRCVEQAPVDEVFHAPQHPYTWGLLASMPRLDRARSERLNPIKGSPPSLINVPNGCAFHPRCAYATLNEGRSESERPELTEAAPGHLAACHLPLDRRREIWESEIRPTL